GATTTCAACGGCTTTGTCGATCTGAAAACGCTGCGCCGCCCTCTCCGCCGCCGCCAAGGCGCGGCCCGCATCGGGGCCGGAGGCGGTCAGTGCGGCGCTTTTGCGCATCCGCACGATGGTCGAGGGGCGGTCGAGGGTGATGCCGAGGCTGCCGAAGCGGCGGCCGAGGGTGCCGGCGAGGTCGATGAAGCCGAGGTGCAGGCGTCCGGGCGCGGTGATGCGCACCACGTTCAGGCCGTCCTCCTGGCGCGCCGTCGGCGATTGGCGTGTTGTTTTGTTCACCGGCGTTTCCTCGTGCTGCATCGTAAGGCTCCCGTGGCACGCAGGACAAGCGCCACTGTGACCCTGTTGAACGCCTGCCGCGCGGATTTGCTGCCGATCTGGCGACAATTGTCCGCGAGTTGGGGTTTGCCGGGCGCCCCCGCCACGTGCTACCGAATCGTTAAAAGCTGCCCGCGACAGAACGGGTGGACCTGCCAGGAGGACGCCGGCGCATGGCCGTTGATCCCAAAAAAACCTTTACCTCCAAAGAGGTAGAGGATCGTCTCGCGATCGATCTGCCGCACTGGAAGCTCCAGGACGGGTGGATCCGGCGTACCTATCGCACCTCCAGCTGGAAGGGGACGCTGATGGTCATCAACGCCGTTGGCCATCTGGCGGAGGCGGCTTGGCACCATCCGGATATCACGGCGTCCTATGCCTGGGTGGAGGTGCGGCTGATGTCGCACGATGCCAAGGGCATCACCGAGCGCGATTTCCAGCTCGCCAAGAAGATCGAGGAGGTGGTCTCCTGGCAGCCCGCCCTTGAGCCCGGCAGCGCGCTGGAAGGCACGCCGCGCGGCGATCTGCGCTTCTCCTACATCAAATACGATTGACAGATCAGGTAGTTACCATGGCCGAGGTGCAGACGTTCGAGAATGTGGCCTGCGGCTTCTGCGGGCTCGGCTGCGATGATCTGACCCTCGAGGTGGAGGGCCGCGCCGTCCGCGCCAAGGCCGGGCCCAGCGGCGCCATCTGCCCCGAAGCGGCCCGGCTTTTCCGGCGTCTGGATACCGCCGAACCGGTGGCGCGTGTGGCCGGTGAGGTGACCAGTCAGGCCGATGTGTACAGAGAGGCGCACCGCATCCTCGCCGGCGCCACCGCCCCGGTGATTGCCGGCTTCGGCACCGACATGGCTGGGGCCGGCGCCCTGGTCGATCTCGCCATCCGCTTCGGTGGGGTGCTCGACCATCACGCCTCGCAGGGGCTGTTCCGCAACTATGCGGCGGTGCAGCGCACCGGCTGGCTCTCCACCACGCTCGCCGAGGTCCGCAACCATTGCGACCTGCTGGTCGTGGTGGGCGACGACCCGACCGCGAACTGGAGCCGGCTGTTCGAGAAGTTCTACCCGGCCACCCCGCTCTTCGCGACCGGGGAGCGGCGGGTGGTGTTCCTCGGCGGCTCCCCGTCGGAGAAGGCCCGCCGGCAGCTCGAAGGCATCACGATCTCGGAGCTTGCCGGCGATCCGGTCGAGGTGCTGGAGGCGCTCGCCCTTCTGGTGTCCGGGCGCACCCCGCCGGTGGCCGCCAGCGGCAGCCTGCCGCTCGCCGAGCTGGCGGCGCTGGCCGAGGCGCTGCGCGCCTCGAAATACGCCGTGGTGACGTGGAACGCGGGGGCGCTCGATGATGGCGACCTTGTCGCCGAGCGCGCCACCGCGCTGGTCGACGCGCTGAACGTGACCACCCGCGCCGGCGTGTTCCCGTTGGGCGGCGTCGACAACATCGTCGGCGTGAACCAGCTGCTGCTGTGGCGGCTCGGCTACCCGCTGCGCACGCTGGTGCGCGGGCAGGGCAGCGCCCATGACGGCACGCTCTATTCCACGCAGGCCGCCCTTCGGGATGCCGACGTGCTGGTCTGGGTCTCGGCCTTCCGGCCGGAGCCGCCGCCCGATTTTTCCGGCAAGGTGATCGCCCTTGCCCATCCCGATACGATTTTCCAGACAGAACCTGATGTTGTCATCCCTGTGGGCACGCCCGGCGTCGACCATGCCGGCACCGTGTTCCGCATGGATTCCATCGTAAGCCTGCCGCTCGGCGCCTTGCGCGTCGCGACGCTCCCCAGCGTTGCCGAGGCTGTGCGTCGCCTAGCGGAGGGGTAGATGAGACTGAGGCTGAAGGGCGGGCGTGTGCTCGACCCGGCCAATGGCGAGAACGGCGTCGTCAGCGGTGCCGTGCGCGATATCGAGATCGAGGACGGCCGCATCATTGCCGCCACCGATCAGAAGGCGGATGCCGAATACGATCTCGCCGGCGACGTGGTGATGGCGGGCGGCATCGACCTGCACAGCCACATTGCCGGCGGCAAGATGAACCTTGCCCGCCTGTTGATGCAGGAGGACCGCAAGGCCTTCCCCGAAATGCCCGGCAATTTCTGCGGCTGCGGCGGCGGACGGGCGGCCCCCACCGCCCATGCCACCGGCTGCCGCTATGCGGAGCTCGGCTACACCACGGTGTTCGAGCCGGCCATGGTCGGCGCCAATGCGCGCGGCGCGCATCTGGAAATGGCGGATATCCCCAATCTCGACACCGGCGCCTATCTGGTGCTCGGCAATGACGATTTCTTTCTGCGCCTGCTCGCCGCCGGCGCGCATCAGGAAACCGTCAACGCCTATGTCGGCTGGATGATCGAGGCGACGCAGGCCTTCGCCATCAAGATCGTCAATCCCGGCGGCATCAACGCCTTCAAGTTCAACGCCCGCAAGATGGAGCTGGACGAGGCGAACCCGCATTATGGCGTCACCCCGCGCAAGGTGCTGACGACGCTGATCCGGGCCGTGACGGAACTCGGCCTGCCGCACCCGATCCATCTGCATGGCTGCAATCTCGGCGTGCCCGGCAATGACGAGACGACGCTCGCCACCATCCGCGCGGCGGAGGGGCGGCGGCTGCACCTCACCCATCTGCAGTTCCATTCCTATGGCACGGAGGGCGACAAGCGCTTCTCCTCCTCGGCGGCGCGCATTGCCGAACTGGTCAACGCCAACCCGAACATCTCGGTCGATGTCGGGCAGGTGATGTTCGGCCAGACGGTGACGGCCTCGGCCGACTACATGTCGCAATACCGCAACCGCGCCATAGCCAGCCCGAACAAGTCCATCGGCATGGACATCGAGCTGGACGCCGCCTGCGGCGTGGTGCCGTTCGAGTACAAGGACAAGTCCTTCGTCAACGCGCTGCAATGGGCGATCGGGCTGGAGCTGTTCCTGCTGGTGGAAGACCCCTGGCGGATTTTCCTCACCACCGATCACCCCAATGGCGGGCCCTTCACCACATACCCGCATCTGATCCGCCTGCTGATGGACCGCGATTTCCGCAACGCCCAGCTCGCGACGCTGAACAAGGCGGCGCAGAAGCACACGATGCTGGCAGAGATCACGAGGCAATATTCGCTGGAGGAGATCGCCATCCTCACCCGCGCCGCGCCCGCGCGCATTCTCGGCCTCACCGACAAGGGCCATCTCGGCCCCGGCGCGGTGGCCGACATCGCCGTCCACCGCGAGGACAGCGACCGCGAGGCGATGTTCTCGACCACCCGCATGGTGTTCAAGAATGGCCGGCTGATCGTGAAGGACGGCGTGGTGGTGGAGCTGGCGCAAGGCACCACCCATGTCGCCCGCCCGACCTTCGACCGCGCCATCGAGACCGACATGAAGCGCTGGTTCGACGAGTCGGTGGGCCTGAAAGCGCAGCATTTCCGCATCAGTGACGGCGAGCTGCGAAACGGCGCCGGCCCGACCATCCTCACCTGCGAGCGGGGGGAGGGGTGATGGCTCACGACATGATGTTCGCTGCGTCGCCCTTCTTCACCACTCCCCGGTGGGGATCGGCGACAGAGTCTCTCCTGGGCCCCGGATCATCGCTGCACCATGTGCAGCTCGTCCGGGGAACGGGTCTCAGCATTGACGCCACGTGTCCCGGCCCAGCGACGCCGAAGGCGGAGCGCCGAACCGGGATCCAGGGAAAAAGCCGCCGCAGGCGTCCCTATCTCCCGATGGTCGAGCGCATGTTCAGCCGTCATGGCCGGGCTTGGCCCGGCCATCCACGCCTTTCGACGGCGCATGGGTCGGCGGCCAAGACGTGGATCCCCGGATCAAGTCCGGGGATGACGGTGCTTTGGCGGCTCACGGGTGCTTTCTCCTTCACCTCTCCCCGACGGGGAGAGGTCGGCGTGCAGCGCCGGGTGAGGGGGCTCGCGCTCGCCGCTCTGGCGCGTCGCTGCCCCTCACCCCACCCCTCTCCCCGACGGGGAGAGGGAGTTTGTCGCGCGGCCTTTGGTGGGCGTCCGTGCCTCGTGACCATGCCGGAGGGCGCGCGATGATCCTCAATGGCGTCGAGATCCGCGATACCTTCGCGGAAGCCTTTCCGATGGTGGGCACGCGGCTCATCGTCACCGCCGACACGCCGGACTGGGCGATGACGGCCGGGCGCGTCACCACGGGTTTTGCCACTTCCGTCATCGGCTGCGGCTGCGAGGCCGGGATCGAGCGCGTGCTGGCGCCCGAAGAGACGCCGGACGGGCGTCCGGGCGTGGCGCTCCTCATCTTCGCGATGGATTTTGGCTCGCTGAAGAAGGTCGTGCCACTGCGCCTCGGCCAGTGCGTGCTGACCTGCCCGACGACCGCCTGCTATGCCGGCGTCGAGGGCGGCAAGCGCGTGCCGCTGGCCAAGACGATCCGCTATTTCGGCGATGGCCACCAGATCTCCAAGAAGCTCGCGGGCAAGCGCTTCTGGCGCGTGCCGGTGATGGAGGGCGAGTTCGTCTGCGACGAGGACACGGGTTCCGTGGAGGGCGTGGGCGGCGGCAATTTCCTCATCCTCGCCCGCTCGCGCGGGCAGGCGCTGCACGCTGCCGAGCAGGCGGTGGCGGCGATGGGGACGGTGCCCGGCATCATCCTGCCGTTCCCGGGCGGCGTGGTGCGCTCGGGCTCCAAGGTCGGCTCGAAATATAAGGGCATGTTCGCCTCCACCAACGACGCCTATTGCCCGACGCTGCGCGGCGCCGTGCCGAGCCAGCTCTCCCCGGAGGTCGGCTCGGTGATGGAGATCGTCATTGACGGGGTGAGCTTCGAGGCGGTGGCCGAGGCGACGCGCGTCGGCATCGAGGCGGTTTGCGCGGTCGGTGCGGAAGGCGGCGTGCTGGCGATCGACGCCGGCAATTATGGCGGCAATCTCGGGCCGTTCCACTTCAAGCTGCGCGAGATCATGAGCGCGGGAGCGGGCAGCGCGGGAGGCGTGGCATGAGCGGCGTATCATTGAAGCCGCGCGCGGCCTTCGAGGCGCGGGTGGACCTGGCGGGGCTGACCCCGGCGCTCGCCTGCGCCACCTCGCTGCGCGAGCTGGAGCACCATTCGATCCCCTATGGCGCGAAGGCCGTGCCGATGGGCGAGCTGTTCTTTATCGAGGGCGCGCCGGAGGGCGTGCTGCTGGTCGAGATCGGCGATGAGCGGCTGGACGGTGTCGGCGCCGGCATGAGCGGAGGCGAGCTGATCGTCGATGGCCGCGTCGGCGCCTGGGCGGGCTTCGGCATGTCCGGCGGCATGCTGCGTATCTCCGGCGAGGCCGGGGACTTTCTCGGCGCGGAAATGTCCGGTGGGCGGATCGAGCTTGCCGGCAATGCCGGAGCGCACGCCGGCGGGGCCTCCTCCGGCTCGCGGCGCGGCATGTCGGACGGCGTGTTGAAGATCGCCGGTTCCGTGGGGCCGCGCGCGGGCGCCCGTCAGCGTGGCGGGCTGATCCTGATCGGCGGCGATGCCGCCGAGGGGCTGGCCACCGGCATGATCGCCGGCACGGTCAGCGTCGCCGGATCGGTCGGCCCGCTCGCCGGGCGCGGCATGAAGCGCGGCACGCTGCTGGTCAGCGCGCTGCCCGATTTGCCGGCCGGCTTTGCCGACACCGGCACGCACGACCTCGTCGCGCTGCGCCTGCTGGCCCGGCGCGTGCCGGACCTTGCCGGCGTGCTCAAGGATGTCACCCAAGCCCGCCGCCTCGTCGGCGACACGCTGATGGGCGGGCAGGGCGAGGTGCTGGTGGTCTAGCCGCCTATCGTCATCCCGGACGGCCCGAAGGCCGATCCGGGATCGCGTGCCAA
Above is a window of Ancylobacter sp. WKF20 DNA encoding:
- a CDS encoding 4a-hydroxytetrahydrobiopterin dehydratase, whose translation is MAVDPKKTFTSKEVEDRLAIDLPHWKLQDGWIRRTYRTSSWKGTLMVINAVGHLAEAAWHHPDITASYAWVEVRLMSHDAKGITERDFQLAKKIEEVVSWQPALEPGSALEGTPRGDLRFSYIKYD
- a CDS encoding formylmethanofuran dehydrogenase, translating into MAEVQTFENVACGFCGLGCDDLTLEVEGRAVRAKAGPSGAICPEAARLFRRLDTAEPVARVAGEVTSQADVYREAHRILAGATAPVIAGFGTDMAGAGALVDLAIRFGGVLDHHASQGLFRNYAAVQRTGWLSTTLAEVRNHCDLLVVVGDDPTANWSRLFEKFYPATPLFATGERRVVFLGGSPSEKARRQLEGITISELAGDPVEVLEALALLVSGRTPPVAASGSLPLAELAALAEALRASKYAVVTWNAGALDDGDLVAERATALVDALNVTTRAGVFPLGGVDNIVGVNQLLLWRLGYPLRTLVRGQGSAHDGTLYSTQAALRDADVLVWVSAFRPEPPPDFSGKVIALAHPDTIFQTEPDVVIPVGTPGVDHAGTVFRMDSIVSLPLGALRVATLPSVAEAVRRLAEG
- a CDS encoding formylmethanofuran dehydrogenase subunit A translates to MRLRLKGGRVLDPANGENGVVSGAVRDIEIEDGRIIAATDQKADAEYDLAGDVVMAGGIDLHSHIAGGKMNLARLLMQEDRKAFPEMPGNFCGCGGGRAAPTAHATGCRYAELGYTTVFEPAMVGANARGAHLEMADIPNLDTGAYLVLGNDDFFLRLLAAGAHQETVNAYVGWMIEATQAFAIKIVNPGGINAFKFNARKMELDEANPHYGVTPRKVLTTLIRAVTELGLPHPIHLHGCNLGVPGNDETTLATIRAAEGRRLHLTHLQFHSYGTEGDKRFSSSAARIAELVNANPNISVDVGQVMFGQTVTASADYMSQYRNRAIASPNKSIGMDIELDAACGVVPFEYKDKSFVNALQWAIGLELFLLVEDPWRIFLTTDHPNGGPFTTYPHLIRLLMDRDFRNAQLATLNKAAQKHTMLAEITRQYSLEEIAILTRAAPARILGLTDKGHLGPGAVADIAVHREDSDREAMFSTTRMVFKNGRLIVKDGVVVELAQGTTHVARPTFDRAIETDMKRWFDESVGLKAQHFRISDGELRNGAGPTILTCERGEG
- the fhcD gene encoding formylmethanofuran--tetrahydromethanopterin N-formyltransferase yields the protein MILNGVEIRDTFAEAFPMVGTRLIVTADTPDWAMTAGRVTTGFATSVIGCGCEAGIERVLAPEETPDGRPGVALLIFAMDFGSLKKVVPLRLGQCVLTCPTTACYAGVEGGKRVPLAKTIRYFGDGHQISKKLAGKRFWRVPVMEGEFVCDEDTGSVEGVGGGNFLILARSRGQALHAAEQAVAAMGTVPGIILPFPGGVVRSGSKVGSKYKGMFASTNDAYCPTLRGAVPSQLSPEVGSVMEIVIDGVSFEAVAEATRVGIEAVCAVGAEGGVLAIDAGNYGGNLGPFHFKLREIMSAGAGSAGGVA
- a CDS encoding formylmethanofuran dehydrogenase subunit C — encoded protein: MSGVSLKPRAAFEARVDLAGLTPALACATSLRELEHHSIPYGAKAVPMGELFFIEGAPEGVLLVEIGDERLDGVGAGMSGGELIVDGRVGAWAGFGMSGGMLRISGEAGDFLGAEMSGGRIELAGNAGAHAGGASSGSRRGMSDGVLKIAGSVGPRAGARQRGGLILIGGDAAEGLATGMIAGTVSVAGSVGPLAGRGMKRGTLLVSALPDLPAGFADTGTHDLVALRLLARRVPDLAGVLKDVTQARRLVGDTLMGGQGEVLVV